A region from the Pempheris klunzingeri isolate RE-2024b chromosome 17, fPemKlu1.hap1, whole genome shotgun sequence genome encodes:
- the LOC139217228 gene encoding myosin-4-like, translating to MSTDGEMSIFGPAAQYLRKSERERTEAQTRPFDGKTACFVSDEKELYVKAQIQDKADGKVTVKTMDDRTLNVKEDQVFPMNPPKFDKIEDMVMMTHLHEPAVLFNLKERYAAWMIYTYSGLFCVTVNPYKLLPVYNPEVVRAYRGKKRMEVPPHIFALSDNAYQFMLTDRENQSILITGESGAGKTVNTKRVIQYFATIAVSADKKKEMNSKMKGTLEDQIIQANPLLEAFGNAKTMRNDNSSRFGKFIRIHFGTTGKLASADIETYLLEKSRVTFQLAAERSYHIFYQLTCNKKPELIDLLLITTNPYDFAFISQGEISVKSINDAEELMATDEAIDILGFTSDEKMSIYKLTGAVMHYGNMKFKQKQREEQAEPDGTEEADKAAYLMGLNSADLLKSLCYPRVKVGNEYVTKGQNVQQVYNSIGALAKSVYEKMFLWMVVRINQQLDTKQPRQHFIGVLDIAGFEIFEYNSMEQLCINFTNEKLQQFFNHHMFVLEQEEYKKEGIDWEFIDFGMDLAACIELIEKPMGIFSILEEECMFPKSSDNSFKNKLCDQHLGKNNCFLKPKTVKGKPEAHFTLMHYAGTVDYNITGWLEKNKDPLSESVVQLYQKSSVKILAILYASFSGSDAAGGTKKGAKKKGASFQTVSALFRENLGKLMTNLRSTHPHFVRCLIPNETKTPGAMENHLVIHQLRCNGVLEGIRICRKGFPSRILYGDFKQRYRILNASAVPEGQFMDNKKAAEKLLGSIDVDHTQCKFGHTKVFFKAGLLGALEEMRDERLAQAVMSTQALCRGYLIRLEYQKMVARKEAIYTIQYNFRSFMNVKHWPWMKLYFKLKPLLKSAEAEKEMVQMKVDFTKLKEDLAKSENRRRELEEKIVSIVQEKNDLVLQVQAEADNLQDAEERCEGLIKSKIQLESKLKEVSERLEDEEEVNAELTAKKRKLEDECSELKRDIDDLELTLAKVEKEKHAVENKVKNLTEEIMSQDENITKLSKEKRALQEAHQQTLDDLQSEEDKMNALTKAKSKLEQQVDELESSLEQEKKVRMDLERVKRKLEGDLKLAQESIMDLENEKQQLDEKLKKKDFELSQLQTKIEDEQALGVQLQKKIKELQARTEELEEEIEAERSARAKVEKQRCDLSRELEEITERLEEAGGATAAQVEMNKKREAEFLKLRRELDECSLQHEATSAGLRKKHADSLAELGEQLDNIQRVRQKLEKEKTELRLEVDDLTSNMESMAKAKINLEKMCHSLEDQLIEVKTKEEEHQRLINDLSSQKARLKTENAEMSRQLEENESLMSQLTRGKQAFIQQIEELKRLHEDEAKAKNALAHGLQSARHDCELLREQYEEEQEGKAELHRCLSKANSEVAQWRTKYESDAIQRTEELEEAKKKLALRLQDAEEAVEAVNSKCSSLEKTKQRLQGEVEDLMMDVERSNAAAAALDKKQRNFDKVLAEWKQKYEEGQVEMESAIKEVRCLGTENFKMKNTFEECLEQLETLKRENKNLQQEIMDLTEQLGETGKNIHELEKSKKQAEQEKLEAQTSLEEAEASLEHEESKILRIQLELNQVKSEADKKIAEKDEEIEQLKRNSQRVVDSMQSNLDAEVRSKNDALRVRKKMEGDLNEMEIQLSHSNRQAAECQKQLRNIQVQLKEVQIHLDDALRNSDDMKEQVAILERKSILMQAEMEEVRATLEQTERSRKLAEQELLDASERVQLLHSQNTSLLNSRKKLEADLSQIQVEMDDGVQAARNAEEKAKKAITDAAMMAEELKKEQDTSAHLERMKKNLEVTVKDLQQRLDEAENLALKGGKKQLQKLEARVRELENELEAEQRHGADAVKGARKLERKIKDLTYQSDEDKKNVMRLQELVDKFQLKVKVYKRQAEEAEEQANTHLTKLRKVQHELEEAEERADIAESQINKMKVKSRDMGKTKDSRE from the exons atgagcaCAGATGGGGAAATGTCAATCTTCGGGCCAGCCGCCCAGTACCTCCGCAAgtctgagagggagaggacggAGGCTCAGACTCGCCCATTTGACGGCAAGACGGCGTGCTTCGTCAGTGATGAGAAAGAGCTGTATGTCAAGGCTCAGATCCAGGACAAGGCGGACGGCAAAGTCACCGTCAAGACCATGGATGACAGA ACTTTAAACGTCAAAGAGGACCAAGTGTTTCCCATGAACCCCCCCAAGTTTGATAAGATTGAGGACATGGTGATGATGACGCACCTCCATGAACCTGCAGTGTTGTTCAACCTCAAGGAGCGGTACGCAGCATGGATGATCTAT ACCTACTCTGGGCtcttctgtgtgactgtgaaccCCTATAAATTGCTGCCAGTCTATAACCCAGAGGTGGTCCGGGCCTACAGAGGCAAGAAGAGGATGGAAGTCCCCCCTCACATCTTCGCCCTGTCTGATAACGCCTACCAGTTCATGCTCACAG ATCGTGAAAATCAGTCTATACTTATCAC GGGAGAATCTGGCGCTGGCAAGACTGTCAACACTAAACGCGTCATTCAGTACTTTGCCACAATCGCTGTGTCAGCAGACAAGAAAAAAGAGATGAATAGTAAAATGAAG GGGACTCTGGAGGATCAAATCATCCAGGCCAACCCTCTGCTGGAAGCTTTTGGAAATGCCAAAACGATGAGGAACGACAACTCCTCTCGCTTT GGAAAATTCATCCGAATACACTTTGGCACAACTGGTAAACTGGCATCTGCAGATATTGAAACAT ATCTGCTGGAGAAATCGAGGGTGACATTTCAGCTGGCGGCTGAGAGGAGTTATCACATTTTTTATCAGCTTACATGCAACAAGAAGCCTGAACTGATCG ATCTGCTTCTCATAACGACCAACCCCTACGACTTTGCCTTCATCAGTCAAGGGGAAATCAGTGTCAAAAGCATCAATGACGCTGAGGAGTTAATGGCTACAGAT GAGGCCATTGATATTCTGGGTTTCACCTCTGATGAGAAAATGTCCATCTACAAGCTGACTGGAGCTGTGATGCATTATGGGAACATGAAGTTCAAGCAGAAGCAGCGGGAGGAGCAAGCGGAGCCAGATGGCACTGAGG AAGCTGATAAAGCCGCATACCTGATGGGGCTGAACTCTGCTGATCTATTGAAAAGTCTCTGTTATCCCAGAGTCAAGGTTGGAAATGAGTATGTTACCAAAGGACAAAATGTGCAGCAG GTGTACAACTCTATTGGTGCCCTCGCAAAATCTGTGTATGAGAAGATGTTTTTGTGGATGGTCGTACGAATCAACCAGCAGCTGGACACAAAACAACCCAGACAACATTTCATTGGTGTTCTCGACATCGCTGGCTTTGAAATCTTTGAA TACAATAGTATGGAGCAGCTCTGCATTAATTTCACCAATGAAAAGCTGCAACAGTTTTTCAACCACCACATGTTTGTGCTGGAGCAAGAGGAATACAAGAAAGAGGGGATTGACTGGGAGTTCATTGACTTTGGTATGGACTTGGCAGCCTGCATTGAGCTCATTGAAAAG CCAATGGGAATCTTCTCCATCCTTGAGGAGGAGTGCATGTTTCCAAAATCATCAGACAACTCTTTCAAGAACAAACTGTGTGACCAACATCTTGGGAAGAACAATTGCTTCTTGAAGCCCAAAACAGTCAAAGGCAAACCTGAGGCTCACTTCACTCTGATGCATTACGCTGGAACTGTCGACTACAACATCACTGGCTGGCTGGAGAAGAACAAAGACCCTCTGAGCGAGTCTGTGGTGCAGCTTTACCAGAAGTCCTCAGTAAAAATATTGGCCATCTTGTACGCAAGCTTCTCTGGATCAGACG CTGCCGGAGGAACTAAAAAAGGAGCCAAGAAGAAGGGAGCATCTTTCCAAACTGTGTCAGCGCTATTCAGG GAGAATCTTGGGAAGCTCATGACTAATCTGAGAAGCACCCATCCTCACTTTGTGCGGTGCTTGATACCAAATGAGACCAAAACACCAG GTGCTATGGAAAACCACCTGGTTATCCACCAACTACGCTGCAACGGTGTGCTGGAGGGCATCCGTATCTGCAGGAAAGGATTTCCAAGCAGAATCCTCTATGGGGATTTCAAGCAGAG ATACAGGATTCTTAATGCCAGTGCTGTTCCAGAAGGACAGTTTATGGATAAtaaaaaagctgcagagaaactGCTGGGCTCTATCGATGTGGATCATACTCAGTGCAAGTTTGGACATACCAAG gtgttttttaAAGCTGGTCTGCTGGGCGCGCTGGAGGAAATGAGAGACGAGCGGTTAGCCCAGGCTGTGATGTCCACTCAGGCTCTTTGTCGTGGATATCTAATCCGACTGGAGTACCAGAAGATGGTGGCTAGGAA GGAGGCAATCTACACTATCCAGTATAACTTCCGTTCCTTCATGAATGTAAAACATTGGCCATGGATGAAGCTGTATTTCAAGCTCAAACCTCTCCTGAAGAGTGCTGAAGCTGAGAAGGAAATGGTCCAAATGAAGGTGGATTTCACCAAGCTCAAAGAAGACCTGGCCAAGTCAGAAAACCGGCGAAGGGAACTTGAGGAAAAAATTGTCTCCATTGTACAAGAGAAGAATGATCTCGTCCTTCAGGTCCAGGCG GAGGCAGACAACCTCCAGGATGCAGAGGAGAGATGTGAAGGACTCATCAAAAGCAAGATCCAGCTGGAATCCAAGCTGAAGGAGGTgtcagagagactggaagatgaagaggaggtcaATGCCGAGCTGACTGCCAAGAAGAGGAAGCTTGAGGATGAGTGCTCTGAACTGAAGAGGGACATCGACGACTTAGAGCTCACCTTAGCCAaagtggagaaggagaaacatgCTGTTGAAAACAAG GTGAAAAACCTGACTGAGGAAATCATGAGCCAAGATGAAAACATCACCAAGCTGTCGAAGGAGAAGAGAGCCCTGCAGGAGGCGCATCAGCAAACACTGGACGACCTGCAATCAGAGGAGGACAAAATGAATGCCCTGACCAAAGCCAAATCCAAACTGGAACAGCAAGTGGATGAG CTCGAAAGCTCGCTGGAACAAGAGAAGAAAGTCCGTATGGATCTGGAGAGAGTCAAGAGAAAGCTGGAGGGCGATCTGAAACTTGCTCAAGAGTCCATAATGGATCTGGAGAACgagaagcagcagctggatgaaaagctgaaaaa GAAAGACTTTGAGTTGTCACAGCTGCAGACGAAGATAGAAGATGAACAAGCTCTTGGAGTTCAACttcagaagaaaataaaagagctCCAG GCCCGAACTGAAGAGTTGGAGGAAGAAATTGAGGCGGAGCGCTCGGCTCGAGCCAAAGTGGAGAAGCAGAGGTGTGATCTGTccagggagctggaggagatcacagagaggctggaggaggccgGAGGAGCCACCGCCGCTCAGGTTGAGATGAACAAGAAGCGGGAGGCTGAGTTCCTAAAACTGCGCAGAGAGCTGGATGAGTGTTCGCTGCAGCACGAGGCCACGTCTGCTGGTCTGCGCAAGAAACATGCAGATAGCTTAGCTGAACTGGGAGAACAGCTGGATAACATCCAGAGGGTCAGGCagaagctggagaaggagaagaccGAGTTACGGCTGGAGGTGGATGACTTAACGAGCAACATGGAATCCATGGCCAAAGCAAAG ATTAATTTAGAGAAAATGTGCCATTCACTCGAAGATCAACTGATTGAGGTGAAAACCAAAGAGGAGGAGCATCAGAGACTAATAAATGACCTTTCAAGTCAGAAAGCTCGACTGAAGACAGAAAATG CCGAAATGTCTCGCCAGCTGGAGGAAAACGAATCCTTAATGTCACAGCTAACTCGGGGCAAGCAAGCCTTTATTCAGCAGATTGAGGAGCTGAAAAGACTTCATGAAGATGAAGCTAAA GCAAAAAATGCCCTGGCTCATGGTTTGCAATCAGCTCGACATGACTGCGAGCTGCTGAGAGAGCAGTacgaggaggagcaggagggcaAAGCTGAGCTGCACCGCTGCCTGTCCAAGGCCAACAGCGAGGTCGCACAGTGGAGAACCAAATACGAGTCTGATGCCATCCAACGCACCGAAGAGCTCGAGGAAGCAAA GAAGAAGCTGGCGCTGCGTCTGCAGGATGCTGAGGAAGCTGTGGAAGCCGTTAACTCCAAGTGTTCCTCGCTCGAGAAGACAAAACAGCGACTGCAAGGAGAGGTGGAGGACTTAATGATGGACGTTGAGAGGTCAAacgctgctgccgctgccttGGACAAGAAGCAGAGAAATTTTGATAAG GTTTTGGCTGAGTGGAAGCAGAAATATGAGGAAGGTCAGGTAGAGATGGAGTCAGCTATTAAAGAGGTGCGTTGTTTGGGCACGGAGAACTTCAAGATGAAGAATACCTTCGAAGAATGCTTGGAACAACTGGAGACGCTCAAACgggaaaataaaaacctgcagC aggAAATAATGGATCTGACTGAGCAGTTGGGAGAGACAGGAAAAAACATCCATGAGCTTGAGAAATCCAAAAAACAGGCTGAACAGGAGAAGTTGGAGGCCCAGACTTCtctggaggaggcagag GCCTCCCTGGAGCACGAAGAATCCAAGATTCTACGAATCCAGCTGGAGCTGAACCAGGTGAAGTCTGAGGCGGACAAGAAAATAGCTGAGAAGGACGAAGAGATCGAACAGCTGAAGAGAAACAGCCAACGAGTCGTCGACTCGATGCAAAGTAATTTAGATGCTGAAGTCCGGAGCAAGAACGATGCTCTGCGAGTgaggaaaaagatggagggTGACCTAAACGAGATGGAGATCCAGCTGAGTCATTCTAACAGGCAGGCGGCCGAGTGTCAGAAACAACTGAGGAACATTCAAGTTCAGCTTAAG GAAGTTCAGATCCATCTCGACGATGCTTTGAGAAACAGCGATGACATGAAAGAGCAGGTTGCCATCCTGGAGCGCAAAAGTATCCTCATGCAGGCTGAAATGGAGGAAGTCAGAGCGACTCTGGAGCAAACGGAGAGGAGCCGCAAGTTAGcagagcaggagctgctggacgcCAGTGAGAGAGTACAGCTGCTTCACTCACAG AATACCAGCCTGCTCAACAGTCGGAAGAAGTTGGAGGCCGATCTTTCTCAGATTCAGGTTGAGATGGATGATGGTGTCCAAGCAGCCAGAAATGCTGAGGAGAAGGCCAAGAAGGCCATCACTGAC GCTGCCATGatggctgaggagctgaagaaagAGCAGGACACCAGCGCTCacctggagaggatgaagaagaatcTGGAGGTGACGGTGAAAGACCTGCAGCAACGACTCGACGAGGCAGAGAACCTGGCCCTGAAGGGTGGAAAGAAGCAACTCCAAAAACTGGAAGCAAGA GTGCGAGAGCTGGAGAATGAGCTTGAAGCAGAGCAAAGACATGGGGCAGATGCTGTGAAAGGGGCGCGCAAACTTGAGCGCAAGATTAAGGACCTCACCTATCAG TCTGATGAGGACAAGAAGAACGTAATGAGGCTGCAGGAGCTGGTGGACAAATTCCAGCTGAAGGTCAAAGTGTACAAGAGGCAGGCTGAAGAGGCT GAGGAGCAAGCAAACACTCACCTGACAAAGCTGAGGAAGGTGCAgcatgagctggaggaggctgaggagcgtGCTGACATCGCAGAGTCCCAGATCAATAAGATGAAAGTCAAGAGTCGTGACATGGGCAAG acaaaagacagcagagagtaG